A region of Mauremys mutica isolate MM-2020 ecotype Southern chromosome 2, ASM2049712v1, whole genome shotgun sequence DNA encodes the following proteins:
- the PDLIM2 gene encoding PDZ and LIM domain protein 2, producing MSVTVNLTGPAPWGFRITGGRDFRKPIIVSKVTEHGKAAAGDLRPGDVIVSINGNSTADMLNVEAQNKIKQSSGRLQLQVDRSQLFSPGQTNGESSPEMLAMRFQDVVRTRDDSQGSVRSSYSSPASISPRPGSPFSSSSPGYRPGSPYSPQRPSLPSEGRVETVVSSHSFQSLAGSPSVFEDRSPSPHGHQRPSSRQERGSFCHPSSSPVAALPLINRTPSPLSPWEMGRAPGRASPSYSPRNSLDSEPAMRRLEEDSEVYKMMQENREIRAAPRQSNTFRLLQVALETDGGAGTMTPFPSKLSPSTHKPVTSSVAGVQKLHTCEKCGTGITTQAVRIQESRYRHPSCYICADCGLNLKMRGHFWVGEELYCEKHARQRYQGPREGAAAATAISSKS from the exons ATGTCAGTGACGGTGAATCTAACCGGCCCGGCCCCCTGGGGCTTCCGTATCACAGGaggaagggacttcaggaagcCCATCATTGTGTCCAAG GTGACAGAGCACGGGAAGGCAGCTGCAGGGGACCTCCGACCTGGTGACGTCATCGTCTCCATCAATGGCAACAGCACGGCCGACATGCTCAATGTGGAGGCACAGAACAAGATCAAGCAGAGCTCCGGCCGGCTCCAGCTTCAAGTGGACAG GTCCCAGTTGTTCTCTCCTGGCCAGACCAACGGTGAGAGCTCCCCAGAGATGTTGGCCATGCGGTTCCAG GATGTCGTGCGAACCAGGGATGACAGCCAGGGCTCGGTGAGGTCCTCCTACTCCAGCCCGGCATCCATCAGCCCTCGGCCCGGCAGCCCCTTCTCATCCTCGTCACCCGGGTACCGGCCCGGCAGCCCCTATAGCCCCCAGAGGCCCAGCCTGCCCTCCGAGGGCAGAGTGGAGACGGTGGTGAGCAGCCACAG ctTCCAGTCTCTGGCCGGTTCTCCCAGTGTCTTTGAGGATcgctccccctcaccccacgGGCACCAGCGTCCAAGCAGCAGACAG GAGCGAGGCAGCTTCTGCCACCCAAGCAGCTCTCCGGTTGCAGCTCTGCCTCTGATCAACCGCACACCATCCCCTCTCAGCCcctgggagatggggagggcCCCGGGCAGGGCCTCGCCCTCGTACAGCCCCCGCAACAG CCTGGACTCAGAGCCGGCCATGCGGCGCTTGGAGGAGGACTCCGAGGTCTACAAAATGATGCAGGAGAACCGCGAGATCCGGGCCGCTCCGCGGCAATCCAACACCTTCCGCCTGCTCCAGGTGGCTCTGGAGACTGATGGGGGAG CGGGCACCATGACCCCCTTTCCCAGCAAGCTGTCCCCCAGCACCCACAAGCCAGTCACCAGCTCCGTGGCTGGGGTCCAGAAGCTGCACACATGTGAGAAGTGCGGCACCGGCATCAC GACCCAGGCGGTGAGGATCCAGGAGAGCCGCTACCGCCACCCCTCCTGCTACATCTGTGCCGACTGTGGCCTCAACCTCAAGATGCGGGGCCACTTCTGGGTGGGCGAGGAGCTGTACTGCGAGAAGCATGCCCGCCAGCGCTACCAGGGCCCCAGGGAGGGTGCCGCTGCTGCCACGGCTATCTCCTCCAAGTCCTGA